Proteins co-encoded in one Plasmodium berghei ANKA genome assembly, chromosome: 11 genomic window:
- a CDS encoding single-stranded DNA-binding protein, putative: MKLILLVSSIYLTSILKIWGYIGNLKIHTFNDVSNKRITSRKVNNLKINMQNDFNYENNNKRFYNNRPVMNEKSLNKITLIGRVGCEPDIKILNGGDKVATFSLATNEFWRDRNSNELKSKTDWHRIVVYDQNIVDLIDKYLRKGRRVYIQGSLHTRKWFGNDLNNQPRQITEIVLSYNKGDLIFLDDRRNFTSRNISNMPNSENKNEINNMNQNIGMDSDMISSMDNVEDDQSISSFDHNPDDNSNNFESTGNPIDKDEGGIYDKMNTQEFEE; the protein is encoded by the coding sequence atgaaactTATACTTTTGGTAAgttcaatatatttaactaGTATTCTTAAAATATGGGGATATATAGGGAATCTTAAAATTCACACATTTAATGATGTTTCAAATAAGAGGATAACTAGTAGAAAAGTAAACaacttaaaaataaatatgcaaaatgattttaattatgaaaataataataaaagattttataataataggCCTGTTATGAATGAAAAGTcgttaaataaaataacattaATTGGAAGGGTTGGTTGTGAACctgatataaaaatattaaatggTGGTGATAAAGTAGCAACATTTAGTTTAGCAACAAATGAATTTTGGAGAGATAGAAATAGCAATGAATTAAAATCGAAAACAGATTGGCATAGAATAGTTGTATATGATCAAAATATAGTCGATTTaattgataaatatttaagaaAAGGAAGAAGAGTATATATACAAGGATCCCTACATACAAGAAAATGGTTTGGaaatgatttaaataatcaaCCAAGACAAATAACTGAAATTGTTTTATCTTATAACAAAGGAgatttaatatttcttgATGATAGACGTAATTTTACTTCaagaaatatatcaaatatgCCAAACAgcgaaaataaaaatgaaataaataatatgaaccAAAATATTGGCATGGATAGTGATATGATTTCTTCAATGGACAATGTTGAAGATGATCAAAGTATTAGTAGTTTTGACCATAACCCGGATGATAACtctaataattttgagTCAACTGGTAATCCTATAGACAAAGATGAAGGAGGAATATACGACAAAATGAATACACAAGAATTTGAAGAATGA